From a single Micromonospora pallida genomic region:
- a CDS encoding GlxA family transcriptional regulator, which yields MLRTVAVLALDQVAPFELGVLCEVFGTDRTADGFPGYRFSVCGVDGAPVRTSSGFSLLPAADLTPVDEADLVAVPAHGRDAEAPPEVLAALRRAVERGAYVFSVCSGAFLLGRAGLLDGRDCTTHWKYVDDLQERHPLARVRCNALYVQDGPLLTSAGTAAGLDACLHLVRQEHGSSVATRLARRMVVPPHRDGGQAQYIETPIPRAPEAPTLEPVLTWLMGHLDRPLTVEELAGRAGMSPRTFARRFRAETGTTPHDWLTNQRVLLARRLLEETRLSVDAVAGQAGFGDAAALRHHFTRRVGATPAAYRATFRERVPTP from the coding sequence ATGCTTCGTACCGTCGCCGTGCTCGCGCTGGACCAGGTCGCCCCGTTCGAGCTGGGCGTGCTCTGTGAGGTCTTCGGCACCGACCGCACGGCCGACGGCTTCCCCGGCTACCGGTTCTCCGTGTGCGGGGTCGATGGGGCTCCGGTGCGTACCTCGTCGGGCTTCTCCCTGCTGCCGGCGGCCGATCTGACCCCGGTCGACGAGGCCGACCTGGTCGCGGTGCCGGCCCACGGCCGCGACGCGGAGGCTCCGCCGGAGGTACTGGCCGCGCTGCGCCGGGCCGTCGAGCGGGGCGCGTACGTGTTCAGCGTCTGCTCCGGCGCGTTCCTGCTCGGCCGGGCCGGGCTGCTCGACGGTCGGGACTGCACCACCCACTGGAAGTACGTCGACGACCTGCAGGAACGCCATCCCCTGGCCCGGGTCCGGTGCAACGCGCTCTACGTCCAGGACGGTCCGCTGCTGACCAGCGCCGGCACCGCCGCCGGCCTCGACGCCTGCCTGCACCTGGTCCGGCAGGAGCACGGCTCGTCGGTGGCCACCCGGCTCGCCCGGCGGATGGTCGTCCCGCCACACCGGGACGGCGGGCAGGCGCAGTACATCGAGACACCGATCCCCCGGGCCCCCGAGGCGCCGACCCTGGAGCCGGTGCTCACGTGGTTGATGGGGCACCTGGACCGGCCGCTGACCGTGGAGGAGCTGGCCGGTCGTGCCGGCATGAGTCCGCGTACCTTCGCCCGGCGGTTCCGCGCCGAGACCGGCACCACCCCGCACGACTGGTTGACCAACCAGCGGGTACTGCTGGCCCGGCGACTGCTGGAGGAGACCCGGCTCAGTGTGGACGCGGTGGCCGGCCAGGCCGGTTTCGGCGACGCCGCCGCCCTGCGCCACCACTTCACGCGACGGGTCGGCGCCACCCCGGCCGCCTACCGGGCCACCTTCCGGGAGCGGGTCCCCACCCCCTGA
- a CDS encoding zinc-dependent metalloprotease: protein MAQFVDWDLAAATAGALGKSGPRVSYAEATEVVGELRRLTDEAAEHVAEYTGLRAQVTHPPVRVVDRRDWAATNIAGLREVITPLVGRLSGDKQPGPLTEAIGSRLTGVQAGTVLAYLSGRVLGQYEVFSADPGQLLLVAPNIVEVERKLGADPRDFRLWVCLHEVTHRTQFTAVPWMRAYFLGEVQAFVDASQGGEHLLERLRRGVATLSDAIKDPESRASVLDIVQTPAQRAVLDRLTALMTLLEGHAEFVMDGVGPEVIPSVEQIRAGFNRRREAGNPLEKAIRRLLGVEVKMRQYAEGRKFVHGVVERVGMAGFNRIFASPLTLPRLDELGDPDAWVARVHGPAGPLPTVD from the coding sequence ATGGCGCAGTTCGTGGACTGGGATCTGGCCGCCGCCACCGCGGGGGCCCTGGGCAAGTCGGGGCCCCGGGTCTCGTACGCCGAAGCGACCGAGGTGGTGGGCGAGCTGCGGCGGCTGACCGACGAGGCAGCCGAGCACGTGGCCGAGTACACCGGTCTGCGTGCGCAGGTCACGCACCCGCCGGTGCGGGTGGTGGACCGCCGTGACTGGGCCGCCACCAACATCGCCGGCCTGCGCGAGGTGATCACGCCGCTGGTCGGCCGGCTCTCCGGGGACAAGCAGCCGGGGCCGCTCACCGAGGCGATCGGCTCGCGGCTGACCGGGGTGCAGGCCGGCACCGTGCTGGCGTACCTCTCCGGTCGGGTGCTCGGCCAGTACGAGGTCTTCTCCGCCGACCCGGGTCAACTGCTCCTGGTCGCGCCGAACATCGTGGAGGTCGAGCGGAAGCTGGGGGCCGACCCCCGCGACTTCCGCCTCTGGGTCTGCCTACACGAGGTGACCCACCGGACGCAGTTCACCGCCGTCCCGTGGATGCGCGCGTACTTCCTCGGGGAGGTGCAGGCCTTCGTCGACGCCTCGCAGGGCGGTGAGCACCTGCTGGAGCGGCTGCGGCGCGGGGTGGCCACCCTCTCCGACGCGATCAAGGACCCGGAGAGCCGGGCCAGCGTGCTGGACATCGTCCAGACGCCGGCGCAGCGTGCCGTGTTGGACCGGTTGACGGCGCTGATGACCCTGCTCGAGGGGCACGCCGAGTTCGTGATGGACGGCGTCGGACCGGAGGTCATCCCGAGCGTGGAGCAGATCCGGGCCGGCTTCAACCGGCGCCGGGAGGCGGGCAACCCGCTGGAGAAGGCGATTCGCCGGCTGCTCGGGGTGGAGGTCAAGATGCGCCAGTACGCCGAGGGGCGCAAGTTCGTGCACGGTGTGGTCGAGCGGGTAGGCATGGCGGGCTTCAACCGGATCTTCGCGTCCCCGCTGACCCTGCCCCGCCTCGATGAACTGGGCGACCCGGACGCCTGGGTGGCCCGGGTGCACGGTCCGGCCGGGCCGCTGCCGACGGTCGACTGA
- the tilS gene encoding tRNA lysidine(34) synthetase TilS has protein sequence MAALAPPVAAIRVAVRRALVEAPGPGPVLVACSGGADSLALAAATAFVAPRLGRPAGLVTVDHGLQAGSAERAAAVARWAEQTGFAPVEAVRVHVAGRPGGPEGAARDARYQALAEAGRRYGASAVLTGHTRDDQAETVLLALARGAGPRGLAGMPSRRDLAGVPLLRPFLDVTREQTRTACAVLGLTPWEDPHNVDPSYARARVRSDVLPVLVAALGRGVLDNLARTARLVAADAAVLDDLAADALAKARVPAGSRAGAGGATGARSAGGELVVSTLAGLAPAVRTRVLHAWARELGAPAAALSHRHVAALDALVTDWRGQGAVHLPGGLRVTRRDGHLVPA, from the coding sequence GTGGCCGCGCTCGCGCCGCCGGTAGCCGCGATCCGGGTCGCCGTCCGCCGGGCACTGGTCGAGGCGCCTGGGCCCGGACCCGTCCTGGTGGCCTGTTCGGGCGGCGCCGACTCGCTCGCCCTCGCCGCGGCCACCGCCTTCGTCGCGCCCCGGCTGGGCCGTCCGGCCGGGCTGGTCACCGTCGACCACGGACTCCAGGCCGGCTCCGCCGAACGGGCCGCCGCCGTGGCCCGCTGGGCGGAGCAGACCGGGTTCGCCCCGGTGGAGGCGGTCCGGGTGCACGTCGCGGGACGCCCCGGCGGCCCGGAGGGGGCCGCGCGGGACGCCCGCTACCAGGCGTTGGCCGAGGCCGGCCGACGGTACGGCGCGAGCGCCGTGCTCACCGGCCACACCCGGGACGACCAGGCGGAGACTGTGCTGCTCGCCCTGGCCCGGGGCGCCGGGCCACGTGGCCTGGCCGGCATGCCGTCCCGCCGGGACCTGGCCGGGGTGCCGTTGCTGCGTCCGTTCCTCGACGTGACCCGGGAGCAGACCCGTACGGCGTGCGCCGTGCTCGGGCTCACCCCGTGGGAGGACCCGCACAACGTCGACCCCTCGTACGCCCGCGCCCGGGTCCGCAGCGACGTGCTGCCGGTGCTGGTCGCGGCGCTCGGCCGGGGGGTGCTGGACAACCTCGCCCGGACGGCCCGACTGGTGGCCGCCGACGCCGCAGTCCTCGACGACCTCGCCGCCGACGCGCTGGCCAAGGCCCGGGTACCGGCCGGCAGCCGCGCGGGAGCGGGCGGGGCGACCGGGGCCCGCTCGGCGGGCGGTGAGCTGGTCGTGTCGACACTGGCCGGGCTCGCGCCCGCGGTGCGTACCCGGGTGCTGCACGCCTGGGCCCGCGAGTTGGGCGCGCCGGCGGCGGCGCTGTCGCACCGGCACGTCGCCGCGCTCGACGCGCTGGTCACGGACTGGCGCGGGCAGGGCGCGGTGCACCTGCCCGGCGGGCTGCGGGTCACCCGCCGCGATGGTCACCTCGTGCCCGCCTGA
- the hpt gene encoding hypoxanthine phosphoribosyltransferase, with product MADGSWYDADIDHVIISEAQIREKTAELAKQVSADYADVEDGLLLVCVLKGAVMFMADFARALGRHGPPAELEFMAVSSYGQGTTSSGVVRILKDLDRDIAGRHVVVVEDIVDSGLTLSWLLRYLESRSAASVEVVALFRKPDAVKVEVPVKYVGFDIPTEFVVGYGLDFGERYRELPYVGVLKPQVYARS from the coding sequence ATGGCTGACGGCTCCTGGTACGACGCCGACATCGACCACGTGATCATTTCCGAGGCGCAGATCCGCGAGAAGACCGCGGAACTGGCCAAGCAGGTCTCGGCGGACTACGCCGACGTCGAGGACGGGCTGCTGCTGGTCTGCGTGCTCAAGGGCGCGGTCATGTTCATGGCCGACTTCGCCCGGGCGCTCGGACGGCACGGTCCCCCCGCCGAGTTGGAGTTCATGGCGGTCTCCTCGTACGGCCAGGGCACCACCTCCTCCGGGGTGGTCCGGATCCTCAAGGACCTCGACCGGGACATCGCCGGCCGGCACGTGGTGGTGGTCGAGGACATCGTCGACTCCGGGCTGACCCTCTCCTGGCTGCTGCGCTACCTGGAGTCGCGGTCGGCCGCGAGCGTCGAGGTGGTGGCGTTGTTCCGCAAGCCCGACGCGGTCAAGGTTGAGGTCCCGGTGAAGTACGTCGGGTTCGACATCCCGACCGAGTTCGTCGTCGGCTACGGCCTCGACTTCGGCGAGCGCTACCGCGAGCTGCCCTACGTGGGTGTGCTCAAGCCGCAGGTCTACGCCCGGTCCTGA
- a CDS encoding gamma-glutamyltransferase family protein produces MSHPRPPLFAPHGAVATSQPLAAAAGLAVLRRGGNAVDAALATAITLTVVQPGSNDIGGDLFAIVWDGERLHGLNASGRSPAALTRDVVLAATGGRGVDPVAALGGAQASGPAMPARGWLPVTVPGAPAGWRDLHDRFGSLPFADLFTDAVGYAEHGYPVSTSVAAGWARAAALHEGLVGPEFAEWRRVFTVDGRPPRAGQRWRNPDAARTLRRIAATGAADFYQGGIAAALAEHAARTGGLLTADDLAGHRSEWVDPVSARYRGHEVWELPPNGQGIAALLALNVLDGVDLAALPLAERLHWQIEAVKLGCADAHAYVADPEHATVPTAALLDPAYAAARRALVTDRAGTPAAGDPERGGTVYLCTADSAGMMVSLIQSTYLGFGSHVVLPGHGFGLQNRGTGFRLDPAHPNAVGPSRRPFHTIIPGFLTRDGVPVGPFGVMGGHMQPQGHVQLVSATLDAGLDPQAALGAPRWYWHAGRSVLVEPGLTATAEGRAAVAALRERGHEITVADESGVFGYGQAIWRPGDDGYVVGSEPRVDGAAMGW; encoded by the coding sequence ATGTCGCACCCCCGACCGCCCCTCTTCGCCCCGCACGGCGCCGTCGCGACCAGCCAGCCGCTCGCTGCGGCGGCCGGACTGGCGGTGCTACGGCGCGGCGGCAACGCCGTCGACGCCGCCCTGGCCACCGCGATCACCCTCACCGTGGTCCAGCCGGGCTCCAACGACATCGGCGGTGACCTGTTCGCCATCGTCTGGGACGGCGAACGGCTGCACGGCCTGAACGCCTCCGGCCGTTCCCCGGCGGCCCTGACCCGGGACGTGGTCCTCGCCGCGACCGGCGGCCGGGGCGTCGACCCGGTGGCCGCCCTCGGCGGAGCCCAGGCGAGCGGCCCGGCGATGCCCGCCCGGGGCTGGCTGCCGGTGACCGTGCCCGGCGCGCCCGCCGGCTGGCGGGACCTGCACGACCGGTTCGGCTCGCTGCCGTTCGCCGACCTCTTCACCGACGCGGTCGGGTACGCCGAGCACGGGTACCCGGTCTCCACCAGCGTGGCGGCCGGCTGGGCGCGGGCCGCCGCCCTGCACGAGGGACTGGTCGGGCCGGAGTTCGCCGAGTGGCGCCGGGTGTTCACGGTCGACGGGCGGCCACCCCGGGCCGGGCAGCGGTGGCGCAACCCGGACGCGGCCCGGACCCTGCGCCGGATCGCCGCCACCGGGGCGGCGGACTTCTACCAGGGCGGGATCGCTGCCGCGCTGGCCGAGCACGCCGCCCGCACCGGTGGTCTCCTCACCGCCGACGACCTGGCTGGGCACCGGTCGGAGTGGGTGGACCCGGTGTCCGCCCGGTACCGGGGGCACGAGGTGTGGGAGTTGCCGCCGAACGGGCAGGGGATCGCCGCGCTGCTCGCCCTGAACGTCCTCGACGGCGTGGACCTCGCGGCGCTCCCGCTGGCCGAGCGGCTGCACTGGCAGATCGAGGCGGTGAAGCTCGGCTGCGCCGACGCGCACGCGTACGTGGCCGATCCGGAGCACGCCACGGTACCGACGGCGGCCCTGCTCGATCCGGCGTACGCGGCGGCCCGCCGGGCGCTGGTGACCGACCGGGCCGGCACACCCGCCGCCGGTGACCCGGAGCGGGGCGGCACGGTGTACCTCTGTACGGCCGACTCCGCCGGCATGATGGTGAGCCTGATCCAGTCCACCTACCTGGGCTTCGGCTCGCACGTGGTGCTGCCCGGCCACGGCTTCGGGCTACAGAACCGGGGCACCGGCTTTCGCCTTGACCCGGCGCACCCGAACGCGGTCGGGCCGTCTCGGCGGCCCTTCCACACGATCATTCCCGGGTTCCTGACGCGGGACGGCGTACCGGTGGGGCCGTTCGGGGTGATGGGCGGGCACATGCAGCCACAGGGGCACGTCCAGCTGGTCTCGGCCACCCTGGACGCCGGCCTGGACCCGCAGGCCGCCCTCGGCGCGCCGCGCTGGTACTGGCACGCCGGCCGGTCGGTGCTGGTGGAGCCGGGACTGACGGCGACCGCCGAGGGCCGGGCGGCGGTGGCGGCGCTGCGCGAACGTGGCCACGAGATCACCGTCGCCGACGAGTCGGGCGTCTTCGGGTACGGACAGGCGATCTGGCGGCCCGGCGACGACGGGTACGTGGTCGGCTCGGAGCCCCGGGTGGACGGCGCGGCGATGGGCTGGTGA
- the folE gene encoding GTP cyclohydrolase I FolE, whose amino-acid sequence MAASATEPDGDEALDYLAARLVNGKLTGRPVEDAVDLGRIEKAVREILIAVGEDPDRDGLLQTPARVARAYAELFAGLRVDPKQVLTTTFEANHEELVIVRDIDVMSLCEHHLLPFRGSAHIGYIPGPDGRITGLSKLARLVEVFARRPQVQERLTSQIADLLMERLAPRGVIVVLECEHMCMAMRGIQKSGAKTITSAVRGTLQRDAKSRAEAMALIIPR is encoded by the coding sequence CTGGCCGCCTCGGCCACCGAACCCGACGGCGACGAGGCCCTGGACTACCTCGCCGCCCGGCTGGTCAACGGTAAGCTCACCGGCCGTCCGGTCGAGGACGCCGTTGACCTGGGCCGGATCGAGAAAGCGGTACGCGAGATCCTGATCGCGGTCGGGGAGGATCCCGACCGGGACGGGCTGCTGCAGACCCCGGCCCGGGTCGCCCGCGCCTACGCCGAACTCTTTGCCGGCCTCCGGGTCGACCCGAAGCAGGTGCTCACCACCACCTTCGAGGCCAACCACGAGGAGTTGGTGATCGTCCGGGACATCGACGTGATGAGCCTGTGCGAGCACCACCTGCTCCCCTTCCGGGGTAGCGCGCACATCGGCTACATCCCCGGGCCGGACGGCCGGATCACCGGGTTGTCCAAGCTGGCCCGGCTGGTCGAGGTCTTCGCCCGCCGGCCGCAGGTGCAGGAACGGCTGACCTCGCAGATCGCCGACCTGCTGATGGAGCGGCTCGCCCCGCGCGGCGTCATCGTGGTGCTCGAGTGCGAGCACATGTGCATGGCCATGCGAGGCATCCAGAAGTCCGGCGCCAAGACGATCACCTCGGCGGTTCGTGGCACCCTCCAACGCGACGCGAAGTCCCGCGCCGAGGCGATGGCCCTGATCATCCCGCGCTGA